The following proteins are encoded in a genomic region of Candidatus Methylomirabilis lanthanidiphila:
- a CDS encoding ATP-dependent protease, giving the protein MEQLTPRQIVAELDKYIIGQKEAKRAVAIALRNRWRRQKLPADLRDEVAPKNIIMIGPTGVGKTEIARRLAKLVEAPFIKVEASKYTEVGYVGRDVESMVRDLTELAVDMVKEERIKGVQERARELAEERLLDLLLPVGRAPMTPGVEQTSDVSSAATSAAETREKLRKRLHEGKLDDRTVELEVKDRAMPMVEIFSGSGMEGMDINMKEMLGNLLPQRTKRRKVKIREAHRILAQEEADKLIDVDDVRSEAVRRVEDSGIIFLDEIDKIAGRDSGHGPDVSRQGVQRDLLPIVEGSTVTTKYGLVRTDHILFIAAGAFHVAKPSDLIPELQGRFPLRVELASLTQDDFVRILTEPQNALIKQYVALLGTEEVTLDFTEDAVRELASTASAVNQATENIGARRLYTILERLLDEISFEAPAMQGAQVTINAAYVRERLQEIVKSEDLSRYIL; this is encoded by the coding sequence ATGGAACAGTTGACACCGCGACAGATTGTGGCCGAGCTTGATAAATATATCATTGGGCAAAAGGAAGCCAAGCGGGCCGTGGCCATTGCGCTGCGTAATCGATGGCGGCGACAGAAGCTGCCGGCAGATCTGCGGGATGAGGTGGCGCCGAAGAACATTATCATGATCGGCCCGACCGGCGTGGGGAAGACCGAAATCGCCCGCCGCCTCGCCAAGCTGGTTGAGGCCCCATTCATCAAGGTGGAGGCCAGCAAGTATACCGAGGTGGGCTACGTCGGACGCGACGTCGAATCGATGGTGCGGGACCTCACCGAGCTGGCGGTCGACATGGTGAAGGAGGAACGAATCAAGGGGGTTCAGGAGCGGGCGAGGGAGCTGGCGGAAGAGCGGCTTCTGGATCTGCTGTTGCCCGTCGGCAGGGCGCCGATGACCCCTGGCGTTGAGCAGACCTCGGACGTCAGCAGCGCGGCCACCTCGGCAGCAGAGACTCGTGAGAAACTCAGGAAGCGGCTGCACGAGGGGAAACTGGACGACCGCACCGTAGAGTTGGAAGTCAAGGATCGGGCCATGCCGATGGTGGAGATATTCAGCGGCTCCGGCATGGAGGGGATGGATATCAACATGAAGGAGATGCTGGGGAACCTGTTACCCCAGCGGACCAAGCGACGCAAGGTCAAGATCCGGGAAGCTCATCGGATCCTTGCCCAGGAAGAGGCCGATAAGCTGATCGATGTGGACGATGTCAGGTCGGAAGCGGTCCGCCGCGTTGAGGACTCCGGAATTATCTTCCTGGATGAGATCGACAAGATCGCCGGTCGTGATTCGGGTCACGGGCCGGATGTCTCACGCCAGGGCGTACAACGGGACCTCTTGCCGATTGTTGAGGGGAGTACGGTCACCACCAAGTACGGTCTGGTGCGGACCGATCACATCCTGTTTATTGCAGCCGGGGCGTTCCATGTTGCCAAACCGTCGGATCTGATTCCGGAGCTGCAAGGGCGTTTCCCGCTGCGCGTCGAACTGGCCAGTCTGACACAGGACGACTTCGTCAGGATCCTCACAGAGCCGCAAAATGCCCTGATCAAGCAGTATGTCGCCCTTCTGGGGACGGAGGAGGTGACACTGGACTTCACGGAAGATGCCGTGCGCGAACTCGCCTCCACCGCCAGCGCCGTCAATCAGGCGACGGAGAATATCGGCGCCCGCCGCCTGTACACCATCCTGGAGCGGTTGCTGGACGAGATCTCATTTGAGGCGCCTGCGATGCAGGGGGCCCAGGTGACGATCAATGCCGCATATGTTCGGGAACGGCTTCAGGAGATCGTCAAGAGCGAGGATCTGAGCCGCTATATCCTGTAA
- a CDS encoding peptidase has protein sequence MRKPLSDVSTLNPKPSTLYPRVRSTTILAVRHKGRVVVAGDGQVSFGETVMKRTARKVRRLWNDRVIAGFAGAAADAFALQSRFEAKLEAFSGNLPRAAVELAKDWRTDRALRRLEALLVAVDKEHSLVISGTGDVIEPDDGVVGIGSGGQYAVAAARALVGFSELDARRIAEEAMKIAASICVYTNDTITIEEL, from the coding sequence ATGAGGAAACCCCTTTCTGACGTATCCACCCTAAACCCTAAACCCTCTACTCTATACCCTAGAGTGCGGAGCACGACGATCCTTGCCGTACGACACAAAGGCAGAGTGGTGGTAGCCGGGGACGGGCAGGTCTCCTTCGGCGAGACGGTGATGAAGCGGACCGCCCGCAAGGTCCGTCGGTTGTGGAACGATCGGGTGATCGCCGGTTTTGCCGGCGCTGCCGCCGATGCGTTCGCCCTTCAATCGAGGTTTGAGGCGAAGCTCGAGGCGTTCAGCGGCAACCTGCCGCGCGCCGCGGTTGAGTTGGCGAAGGATTGGCGCACCGACCGGGCCCTTCGGCGATTGGAGGCGCTGCTGGTGGCGGTCGACAAGGAACATTCGCTGGTCATCTCGGGGACGGGGGATGTGATCGAGCCCGACGACGGGGTGGTCGGCATCGGCTCAGGGGGGCAATACGCGGTCGCTGCGGCTCGAGCCCTCGTCGGCTTTTCAGAGCTTGACGCGAGAAGGATCGCCGAGGAGGCGATGAAGATCGCCGCCTCAATCTGCGTCTATACGAACGACACGATCACGATTGAAGAGTTGTAG
- a CDS encoding recombinase XerC, which produces MLEQIEAFLLYLQAERAASPHTLKNYTIDLQQFRAFLRAGGIHGSEPVVSRVERPAGNGSTERTADEVEQRDALRRAIDATEIDVLAIRAFVVDLHRRGIGRSSIARKLATLRSFFRYLCREGIVGANPAKLVPTPKLPKRLPAHLTVDEVDRLLASPIEQNPPGARDLAILELFYASGIRLSELTGLNVRDVDMREGLVRVTGKGNKERIVPVGSKATAALRRYLDQRIDLVQGTKRGAPESAALFLNRLGGRLSQRSTARIVLKYLNQSGVGPKITPHGLRHSYATHLLQAGADLRSIQELLGHARLSTTQRYTHVNLDHLMEVYDKAHPRA; this is translated from the coding sequence ATGCTGGAGCAGATCGAGGCGTTTCTCTTGTATCTTCAGGCTGAGCGAGCGGCGTCCCCTCATACGCTCAAGAACTATACGATCGACTTGCAGCAGTTTCGGGCATTTCTTCGGGCCGGCGGGATTCACGGGTCGGAACCTGTTGTGAGCCGGGTCGAACGGCCTGCCGGGAACGGTTCGACTGAGCGCACCGCGGACGAGGTCGAACAACGGGATGCGCTTCGCCGGGCCATCGACGCGACTGAGATCGATGTTCTGGCGATCAGGGCCTTCGTGGTGGATCTTCATAGACGAGGCATCGGCAGAAGCAGTATCGCGCGGAAGCTGGCGACCTTACGATCGTTCTTCCGGTACCTGTGTCGTGAGGGTATTGTTGGGGCGAATCCGGCGAAGCTCGTACCGACCCCGAAGCTGCCAAAACGGCTTCCAGCTCATCTGACCGTTGACGAGGTGGATCGGCTCCTGGCGTCGCCCATCGAGCAGAATCCTCCCGGCGCCCGCGATCTGGCGATCCTTGAGCTCTTTTATGCCTCGGGCATCAGGTTAAGCGAGTTGACGGGACTGAATGTACGGGACGTGGATATGCGGGAGGGGCTTGTGCGGGTTACAGGTAAAGGCAACAAGGAACGGATCGTTCCGGTAGGGTCGAAGGCGACGGCCGCCCTGAGGCGCTATCTCGATCAGCGGATCGATCTGGTCCAGGGAACGAAGCGAGGCGCTCCAGAGTCCGCAGCGTTATTTCTCAACCGTCTGGGCGGCCGCTTAAGCCAGCGGAGTACCGCTCGAATCGTATTGAAATACCTGAATCAGAGCGGTGTGGGGCCGAAGATCACACCCCACGGGCTGCGTCACAGCTATGCCACGCATCTGCTTCAAGCCGGAGCTGATCTTCGCTCGATTCAGGAGCTCCTGGGGCATGCACGACTCTCGACCACCCAGCGGTATACCCACGTGAATCTGGATCACCTGATGGAGGTCTACGATAAAGCGCATCCGCGGGCCTGA
- a CDS encoding Phd_YefM encodes MALKAARTQSSPGVQHIPITQARINLGALVKRVHLNKEYFILEKDGIPVAGLMDIDEFEDYLELQGPKVRKHIQKSKEEYLAGKSRPAEEFLEELRRTAGKKRKRRLSA; translated from the coding sequence ATGGCCCTGAAGGCCGCGCGAACCCAATCATCACCAGGGGTTCAGCATATCCCCATTACTCAGGCCCGGATCAACCTGGGTGCGCTGGTGAAAAGAGTCCATCTCAACAAGGAGTACTTTATCCTCGAAAAAGACGGTATCCCGGTTGCCGGCCTCATGGACATCGACGAGTTCGAGGATTACCTGGAGCTCCAAGGCCCAAAGGTCCGCAAACATATCCAGAAGAGCAAGGAGGAGTACCTTGCCGGCAAGAGCCGCCCTGCCGAGGAGTTTCTTGAGGAGCTTCGCCGGACAGCAGGGAAAAAGAGGAAGCGGCGCCTTTCCGCATGA
- a CDS encoding AbrB family transcriptional regulator, protein MSMVKIKNFAQVTIPAAIRRKAHIEEGDYVDIRYQDNVIVMVPKRVSDRAIDWDKRFDDALSAVRNAAAHAGITEKDINEAVKKVRQRPRM, encoded by the coding sequence ATGTCGATGGTCAAGATCAAAAACTTCGCCCAGGTCACTATCCCAGCCGCCATACGGCGTAAAGCCCACATTGAAGAAGGGGACTACGTAGATATCCGCTACCAGGACAACGTGATCGTCATGGTGCCTAAGCGGGTGAGCGACAGAGCGATAGATTGGGATAAAAGGTTCGACGATGCCTTGAGCGCAGTCCGCAACGCGGCAGCACATGCCGGCATCACAGAGAAAGATATCAATGAGGCGGTGAAGAAAGTTCGGCAGAGGCCGCGCATGTGA
- a CDS encoding XRE family transcriptional regulator encodes MLHDCIEPLGLTITGAAAALGVTRTTLSELVNERRGISPEMAVRLSKVFGGTAESWLIQQAQYDLTRVSTDRFKQLRRIEAA; translated from the coding sequence GTGCTGCATGACTGCATCGAGCCGCTCGGCCTAACCATAACCGGGGCCGCCGCGGCGCTCGGCGTTACGCGCACTACCCTGTCCGAACTGGTGAACGAGAGGCGTGGCATCTCCCCGGAGATGGCCGTGCGACTGTCGAAGGTCTTCGGAGGAACCGCCGAAAGCTGGCTGATCCAGCAGGCGCAATACGACCTTACCCGCGTCTCCACCGACCGGTTCAAGCAACTGAGGCGGATTGAGGCAGCGTAA
- the gid gene encoding tRNA (uracil-5-)-methyltransferase produces the protein MTDLLVRGTQTGIIVIGGGLAGSEAAWQAAERGAHVWLYEMRPAVFTPAHKTDQLAELVCSNSLKSDSPDDCHGLLKRELTAYGSVIMAAARAHAVPAGSALAVDRGAFAAEVTARLTRHPRITIVRDEVKAIPEERPVIIATGPLTSDRLAGALCDRFVDYLASADPSADTQDLLYFYDAISPIIAADSIDRTIVFAASRYGKGGDDYLNCPLTRETYQRFWEAIRSAELAPVRPFEEARYFERCLPIEVLAARGEDALRFGPMKPVGLVDPRTGRQPYAVVQLRLENREGTMYNMVGFQTRLTWGEQRRILGMIPGLSNADFLRYGSIHRNTFIAAPALLQETMQLKGDPGILLAGQLTGVEGYLESAGTGLLAGVNAVKLLHGEDPVVLPPTTALGSLIRHICHADARTFQPMNVNFGLLPPLDEPIRAKRERRQALATRALCGLPDLY, from the coding sequence GTGACCGATCTGCTTGTGCGTGGCACGCAGACGGGGATTATCGTCATTGGGGGAGGTCTGGCCGGAAGCGAAGCGGCCTGGCAGGCGGCTGAGCGGGGCGCCCATGTGTGGCTCTACGAGATGCGGCCGGCCGTCTTCACGCCCGCCCATAAGACCGATCAGTTGGCCGAGCTGGTCTGCAGTAACTCCCTGAAGTCGGATTCGCCGGACGATTGTCACGGTCTGTTGAAGCGGGAGCTGACCGCGTATGGGTCGGTGATCATGGCGGCCGCTCGGGCACACGCCGTCCCTGCCGGATCGGCGCTGGCCGTTGATCGTGGCGCCTTCGCGGCCGAGGTGACGGCCAGGCTGACGCGCCACCCGCGCATCACCATCGTTCGAGACGAGGTCAAGGCGATTCCGGAAGAGAGGCCGGTGATCATCGCCACCGGTCCGTTGACCTCCGACCGGCTGGCAGGCGCACTGTGTGATCGATTCGTAGACTACTTGGCATCAGCAGACCCGTCCGCCGATACGCAAGATCTGCTCTACTTCTATGACGCCATCTCGCCGATCATTGCCGCCGATTCTATCGATCGTACTATAGTGTTTGCCGCCTCTCGCTACGGCAAGGGCGGGGACGATTATCTGAACTGCCCTCTCACGCGAGAGACGTATCAGCGTTTTTGGGAAGCGATCCGGTCCGCGGAGCTGGCACCGGTCCGGCCGTTCGAAGAGGCGCGATACTTCGAACGGTGTCTCCCGATTGAGGTATTGGCGGCTCGCGGCGAGGACGCCTTACGGTTCGGACCGATGAAACCGGTGGGCCTGGTCGATCCCAGGACCGGACGCCAACCCTACGCCGTCGTGCAGCTTCGGCTGGAAAACCGGGAAGGCACCATGTACAACATGGTGGGGTTTCAGACACGCCTCACGTGGGGCGAGCAGCGCCGTATTCTCGGGATGATTCCCGGCCTCAGCAACGCCGACTTCCTCCGATACGGGTCGATCCACCGCAACACCTTCATCGCCGCGCCCGCGCTGCTCCAGGAGACGATGCAGCTCAAGGGGGATCCGGGGATTTTGCTGGCCGGACAACTCACCGGCGTGGAGGGGTATCTGGAATCGGCCGGGACCGGCCTGTTGGCCGGGGTCAACGCGGTCAAGCTCCTGCACGGCGAGGATCCGGTCGTGCTTCCGCCGACCACCGCTCTCGGATCCCTCATCCGTCACATCTGCCACGCGGATGCTCGCACCTTCCAGCCAATGAATGTCAACTTCGGCCTGCTGCCGCCGCTGGACGAGCCGATCCGGGCCAAGCGCGAACGGCGCCAGGCCCTCGCCACCCGCGCCCTCTGTGGCTTGCCTGATCTCTACTGA
- a CDS encoding DNA topoisomerase I translates to MPKSLVVVESPAKAKTIEKYLGKEFVVAASMGHVRDLPAKSLSIDVAHDFAPEYEIIAGREKVVSALKKAAKSADAIYLAADPDREGEAICWHLLQELGAAKKPVHRVTFNEITKRAVREAFNHPSTIDQRLVDAQQARRILDRLVGYQISPILWDKVKRGLSAGRVQSVALRLIVDREREIKAFIKTEYWSVDVALEGRTPPSFTAGLYRIDGARVNLPDQEQTHQVVEDLRRQEFRITDVTKKEKRRNPVPPFTTSKLQQEAVRKLRFTARRAMQIAQQLYEGIEIGEEGAVGLITYMRTDSVRVSQDAQAEAARYIADRFGQTFVPDRPPAYRSGRGAQEAHEAIRPTSVYRDPASLRQFLTKDQLALYILIWSRFVASQMLPALYDVTTVTIQGGRFTLRASGRHQRFAGFMQVYIEGRDEVSETKPAEAKDETAEETAVEEEAELALPSLEVGEPLRLLDVASAQHFTQPPPRYTEATLVKELEECGIGRPSTYAAILSVIQNRDYVVKTQGKFRPTELGGIVVDLLVESFPRVMDYEFTARMETTLDEIEEGQKNWLEEMRRFYEPFSQWVKEAAVGMRNIKAMEEKTEETCERCGSRMVIRWGRFGRFLACSNYPECKGTRELTAELKGEHATDEDVSASAETEPTPCENCGRPMVMKRGRFGPFLGCSGYPECKTIRKLSPTEAVSARPAPQPTNEVCEKCGSPMVLREGRYGRFLSCSTYPACKHLKPIPIGVKCPQCGSPLSERRTKRGRVFYGCTAYPKCAFAIWDRPIQEPCPQCGAAFLVEKRLKGGGTSIRCATEGCAYARETDAAVKAKA, encoded by the coding sequence GTGCCAAAGTCATTGGTAGTTGTCGAGTCGCCTGCGAAGGCCAAGACGATCGAGAAATATCTTGGGAAGGAGTTCGTGGTGGCGGCCTCGATGGGCCATGTTCGCGATCTGCCTGCGAAGTCGCTGAGCATTGACGTCGCGCACGATTTCGCCCCGGAGTACGAGATTATCGCGGGACGAGAGAAGGTGGTATCAGCCTTGAAGAAGGCGGCCAAGAGTGCCGACGCGATTTATCTGGCGGCCGATCCGGATCGAGAGGGAGAGGCCATCTGCTGGCACCTCTTGCAGGAACTCGGCGCCGCTAAGAAACCGGTCCATCGCGTGACCTTCAACGAAATCACGAAGCGCGCGGTACGGGAGGCGTTCAACCATCCGTCCACCATAGACCAGCGGCTCGTCGATGCCCAGCAGGCCAGACGGATTCTGGATCGTCTGGTCGGCTATCAGATCAGTCCGATCCTCTGGGACAAGGTCAAGCGCGGGTTGTCCGCCGGACGGGTCCAGTCGGTCGCGCTGCGCCTTATCGTGGATCGGGAACGGGAGATCAAGGCGTTTATCAAAACCGAGTACTGGTCGGTCGATGTGGCCTTGGAAGGCCGAACGCCCCCGTCATTTACGGCGGGTTTGTACAGGATTGACGGCGCACGGGTGAACTTGCCCGACCAGGAGCAGACTCACCAGGTTGTCGAGGATCTCCGCCGACAAGAGTTCCGGATCACCGACGTGACCAAAAAGGAAAAGCGCCGTAATCCGGTGCCGCCGTTTACGACCAGTAAGCTGCAACAGGAAGCCGTTCGAAAGCTACGCTTTACGGCCAGGCGGGCGATGCAGATCGCCCAGCAACTCTATGAAGGGATCGAGATCGGCGAGGAGGGCGCCGTCGGACTGATCACCTACATGCGGACCGACTCGGTCCGTGTCTCTCAGGACGCGCAGGCGGAAGCGGCTCGCTATATCGCCGATCGGTTCGGACAGACATTTGTGCCGGATCGACCGCCTGCCTACCGCAGCGGCCGCGGCGCCCAGGAGGCCCACGAGGCGATCCGCCCCACCTCAGTCTATCGGGATCCGGCATCGCTTCGGCAGTTTCTGACGAAGGATCAGTTGGCCCTCTACATCCTGATCTGGAGCCGGTTCGTGGCGTCTCAGATGCTCCCGGCCCTCTATGATGTCACCACGGTGACGATCCAGGGCGGGCGGTTCACCCTCCGGGCGAGCGGCCGGCATCAGCGGTTCGCCGGCTTTATGCAGGTCTATATCGAAGGAAGGGATGAGGTGTCCGAGACGAAGCCGGCGGAGGCCAAGGATGAAACGGCCGAGGAGACGGCCGTTGAGGAAGAGGCTGAACTGGCGCTCCCCTCTCTCGAGGTCGGAGAGCCGTTGCGGTTGCTCGATGTGGCCTCGGCCCAGCACTTTACGCAGCCGCCGCCCCGCTACACCGAGGCGACCCTGGTCAAGGAGTTAGAGGAGTGTGGGATCGGGCGCCCCAGCACCTACGCGGCCATCCTGAGCGTCATCCAGAACCGCGACTATGTGGTGAAGACGCAGGGGAAATTCCGACCCACCGAGCTGGGCGGGATCGTCGTCGACCTGTTGGTAGAAAGTTTCCCTCGCGTGATGGATTACGAGTTTACGGCCAGGATGGAGACAACGCTCGACGAGATCGAAGAGGGGCAGAAGAATTGGCTTGAGGAGATGCGCCGCTTCTATGAGCCATTCTCTCAATGGGTGAAAGAGGCCGCAGTCGGCATGCGGAATATCAAGGCGATGGAGGAAAAGACCGAGGAGACGTGCGAGCGGTGCGGCAGTCGGATGGTGATCCGCTGGGGCCGATTCGGCCGCTTCTTAGCCTGCAGTAATTATCCGGAGTGTAAGGGCACGCGAGAGTTGACGGCCGAACTTAAAGGAGAGCACGCGACGGATGAGGATGTGAGCGCCTCCGCCGAGACTGAGCCGACACCCTGTGAGAACTGTGGACGGCCTATGGTGATGAAGCGCGGCCGATTCGGGCCGTTCCTGGGTTGCTCCGGATACCCCGAGTGTAAGACGATCCGGAAGCTGTCGCCGACGGAGGCCGTAAGCGCGCGGCCCGCTCCGCAGCCGACCAACGAGGTCTGTGAAAAGTGCGGTAGCCCGATGGTATTGCGGGAGGGACGATACGGCCGCTTCCTGTCATGTTCCACCTATCCCGCCTGCAAGCACCTGAAGCCCATCCCGATCGGGGTGAAGTGCCCCCAGTGCGGCAGCCCCCTCTCGGAGCGACGCACCAAACGGGGCCGGGTCTTTTATGGCTGTACGGCCTATCCCAAGTGCGCCTTCGCTATCTGGGATCGGCCGATCCAGGAACCCTGCCCGCAATGCGGGGCGGCCTTCCTGGTGGAGAAGCGGCTGAAGGGCGGCGGAACCTCGATTCGTTGCGCGACCGAGGGCTGCGCCTATGCGCGGGAGACAGATGCGGCTGTAAAGGCGAAGGCGTGA